In the genome of Falsirhodobacter halotolerans, one region contains:
- a CDS encoding ABC transporter permease, translating to MDYGTLLQLLDSTLRLATPLLLACLAGLWSERAGVFDIGLEGKMLVAAMSSGAVAFLTGSAWAGLAAGIGASVVWAVLHGIASITFRGNQLISGVALNFLASGITVLVAQAAFSQGGRTPALSGAARFNEITLPFADTLRGVPIFGRFYAEVISGHSILVYMALLAVPVTWWLLFRTRFGLRLRAVGENPAAVDTAGVSVIGTRYAAVLITGLLCGMAGAYMATALQAGFGREMTAGRGYIALAALIFAKWRPWGALWATLLFGFFQALALRPDVVAGITRTNIPVPALEALPYVLTVLVLAGFVGKAIPPRAGGEPYIKER from the coding sequence ATGGATTACGGAACGCTGCTGCAACTCCTCGATTCCACGCTGCGTCTGGCGACGCCGCTTCTTCTGGCCTGCCTTGCGGGGCTGTGGTCCGAACGCGCGGGCGTGTTCGACATCGGGCTTGAGGGGAAGATGCTGGTCGCGGCCATGTCCTCGGGCGCGGTGGCGTTTCTGACGGGGTCGGCCTGGGCGGGGCTTGCGGCGGGGATCGGCGCGTCGGTCGTCTGGGCGGTGCTGCACGGAATCGCGTCGATCACCTTTCGCGGCAACCAGCTGATCTCGGGCGTGGCGTTGAACTTCCTCGCCTCGGGCATCACGGTGCTGGTGGCGCAGGCGGCGTTCAGCCAGGGGGGCCGGACGCCCGCCCTGTCGGGGGCCGCGCGGTTCAACGAGATCACCCTGCCCTTCGCCGACACCCTGCGCGGCGTGCCCATTTTCGGGCGTTTCTATGCCGAGGTGATCTCGGGGCATTCCATCCTCGTCTATATGGCGCTGCTGGCGGTGCCGGTGACGTGGTGGCTGCTGTTTCGCACCCGCTTCGGCCTGCGCCTGCGTGCCGTGGGGGAGAACCCGGCGGCGGTGGACACGGCGGGCGTGTCGGTCATCGGCACCCGCTATGCCGCCGTGCTGATCACGGGCCTTTTGTGCGGGATGGCAGGGGCCTATATGGCGACCGCGCTGCAGGCAGGCTTTGGGCGTGAGATGACGGCGGGCCGCGGCTATATCGCGCTGGCCGCGCTGATCTTCGCCAAATGGCGGCCGTGGGGCGCGCTTTGGGCCACGTTGCTGTTCGGCTTCTTTCAGGCGCTGGCGTTGCGCCCCGACGTGGTGGCGGGCATCACCCGCACCAACATCCCCGTCCCCGCGCTGGAAGCCCTGCCCTATGTCCTGACCGTGCTGGTTCTTGCGGGCTTCGTCGGCAAGGCGATCCCCCCGCGAGCCGGCGGCGAACCCTATATCAAGGAACGATAA
- a CDS encoding NifU family protein, which produces MFIQTEPTPNPATLKFLPGLAVLEVGTADFPNAEATDASPLARRIFAVDGVTGVFFGHDFITVTKAETQDWMHVKPAVLGAIMDHYQSGMPVMDGERPTAAGGHAEHTGEDGDIVEQIKELLDTRVRPAVAQDGGDITFHGFDRGIVYLHMQGACAGCPSSTLTLKMGIENLLRHYIPEVLEVRPVAA; this is translated from the coding sequence ATGTTCATCCAGACCGAACCGACCCCGAACCCCGCGACGTTGAAGTTCCTGCCCGGCCTGGCCGTGCTGGAGGTGGGGACCGCCGATTTCCCGAATGCCGAGGCGACGGACGCCTCTCCCCTCGCCCGCCGCATCTTCGCGGTCGATGGTGTGACGGGCGTGTTCTTCGGCCATGATTTCATCACCGTGACCAAGGCCGAGACGCAGGACTGGATGCATGTGAAGCCCGCCGTTCTGGGCGCGATCATGGACCATTACCAGTCCGGGATGCCGGTGATGGACGGCGAACGCCCGACCGCCGCCGGCGGCCATGCCGAACACACGGGCGAAGATGGCGACATCGTCGAACAGATCAAGGAACTTCTGGATACCCGCGTCCGCCCCGCCGTGGCGCAGGATGGTGGCGATATCACCTTCCACGGGTTCGATCGCGGCATCGTGTATCTGCACATGCAGGGGGCCTGCGCGGGCTGCCCGTCCTCGACCCTGACGCTGAAGATGGGGATCGAGAACCTTCTGCGCCATTACATCCCCGAGGTGCTGGAGGTGCGTCCGGTTGCGGCCTGA
- a CDS encoding BMP family lipoprotein — protein sequence MTVKALLAATALTLSSGTAFADPALIFDLGGKFDKSFNEAANIGAVRWAEETGGTYRELEMQSEAQREQALRRLAQAGSNPIVMTGFAFSDVLTQVAPDYPDTKFVIIDAVVDGPNIRSVVFSEEQGSYLAGIMGAMASESGTVGFIGGMDIPLIRKFGCGYAQGVMATKPDAKVLVSWTGSTPAAWNDPVRGGELTRAQIAQGADVIFAAAGGTGIGILQTAADEGILSIGVDSNQNMLHPGQVLTSMVKRVDNAVFDAFTAGDAVEPGTVVLGLADEGVAVPVDDSNAALITPEMEAAVAEATTRIINGEIDVHDYMADDTCPVAGF from the coding sequence ATGACCGTCAAAGCCCTTCTGGCCGCCACCGCGCTGACCCTTTCGTCCGGCACAGCCTTCGCCGATCCGGCGCTGATCTTCGATCTGGGCGGCAAGTTCGACAAATCGTTCAACGAGGCGGCGAACATCGGCGCCGTCCGCTGGGCCGAGGAGACCGGCGGCACCTATCGCGAACTGGAAATGCAGTCCGAAGCCCAGCGCGAACAGGCCCTGCGCCGTCTTGCCCAGGCCGGATCGAACCCGATCGTGATGACCGGCTTCGCCTTTTCCGACGTTCTGACGCAGGTCGCCCCCGATTACCCCGACACCAAGTTCGTCATCATCGACGCGGTGGTCGATGGGCCCAACATCCGCTCAGTCGTCTTCTCCGAGGAGCAGGGCTCGTATCTGGCGGGCATCATGGGGGCGATGGCGTCCGAATCCGGGACGGTCGGCTTCATCGGCGGCATGGACATTCCGCTGATCCGCAAATTCGGCTGCGGCTATGCCCAGGGCGTCATGGCCACCAAGCCGGATGCGAAGGTTCTGGTCAGCTGGACCGGCAGCACCCCCGCCGCCTGGAACGACCCGGTGCGCGGCGGCGAACTGACCCGCGCCCAGATTGCCCAAGGGGCGGACGTGATCTTTGCCGCGGCAGGGGGCACCGGCATCGGCATCCTGCAAACGGCGGCGGATGAAGGGATCCTGTCCATCGGCGTGGACAGCAACCAGAACATGCTCCACCCCGGTCAGGTCCTGACCTCGATGGTCAAGCGGGTGGACAATGCGGTGTTCGACGCCTTCACCGCCGGCGATGCCGTGGAACCCGGCACCGTGGTTCTGGGGCTGGCCGATGAAGGCGTGGCCGTCCCGGTGGACGACAGCAACGCCGCCCTGATCACGCCCGAGATGGAGGCCGCCGTGGCCGAAGCCACGACCCGGATCATCAACGGCGAGATCGACGTCCACGACTACATGGCCGACGACACCTGCCCGGTCGCCGGCTTCTGA
- a CDS encoding ABC transporter ATP-binding protein translates to MTPPVDHAPPAIELRGIAKAFGAVQANRDISFRAGPGTIHGIIGENGAGKSTLMSILYGFYRADSGQILIDGREVQIPDSQAAIRAGIGMVFQHFKLVQNFTVLENIVLGAEDGWLLRPSLRKARKVLEDLSREYGLDVDPDARIEDLSVGYQQRVEILKALYRDARILILDEPTGVLTPAEADHLFRILRGLKDQGKTVILITHKLREVMEITDAVSVMRRGEMVGTVATRDTSPADLAERMVGRKVLLRVEKAPATVGTPVLVVDDLRATEGGVERLKGVSLTLRRGEVLGIAGVAGNGQSELLEVLGGIRGGTGHVSLKGTDLDLSGREDGQDRRRMGIGHVPEDRQHLGAVMDFAAWENIAFGYHRDPAFRRGAFSDHAALRADTAAKMDRFDVRPPLPNLAIKHFSGGNQQKIILAREIERGPDLLLIGQPTRGVDIGAIEFIHKQIVALRDRGAAILLVSVELDEIMALSDRIAVMCDGRIMGERDPKATNERELGLMMAGVEG, encoded by the coding sequence ATGACCCCGCCCGTGGATCATGCGCCCCCCGCAATCGAATTGCGGGGGATCGCCAAGGCGTTCGGTGCGGTGCAGGCCAATCGCGACATCTCGTTCCGCGCAGGGCCGGGCACGATCCACGGCATCATCGGCGAAAACGGGGCCGGGAAATCGACGCTGATGTCGATCCTCTATGGCTTTTACCGCGCCGATTCGGGGCAGATCCTGATCGACGGGCGCGAGGTGCAGATCCCCGACAGCCAGGCCGCAATCCGCGCGGGCATCGGCATGGTGTTCCAGCATTTCAAGCTGGTGCAGAACTTCACCGTTCTGGAAAACATCGTGCTCGGGGCGGAGGACGGCTGGCTTCTGCGCCCGTCGCTGCGCAAGGCGCGCAAGGTGTTGGAGGATCTTTCGCGCGAATACGGGCTGGACGTCGATCCCGATGCGCGGATCGAGGATCTGTCCGTCGGATACCAGCAGCGGGTGGAGATCCTGAAGGCCCTTTACCGCGACGCGCGCATCCTGATCCTGGACGAACCCACCGGCGTTCTGACGCCCGCCGAGGCGGACCATCTGTTCCGCATCCTGCGCGGGCTGAAGGACCAGGGCAAGACGGTCATCCTGATCACCCACAAGCTGCGCGAGGTGATGGAGATTACCGACGCGGTCTCCGTCATGCGGCGGGGCGAGATGGTGGGCACGGTCGCGACCCGCGACACCTCGCCCGCCGATCTGGCCGAACGCATGGTCGGACGCAAGGTGCTGCTGCGGGTGGAAAAGGCGCCAGCCACGGTGGGCACGCCCGTTCTGGTGGTGGACGACCTGCGCGCGACCGAGGGCGGGGTGGAGCGTCTGAAGGGCGTCTCCCTCACCCTGCGGCGGGGGGAGGTCTTGGGCATCGCCGGGGTGGCCGGCAACGGCCAGTCGGAACTGCTGGAGGTTCTGGGCGGCATCCGGGGCGGCACGGGGCATGTCAGCCTGAAGGGCACGGACCTCGACCTTTCGGGGCGCGAGGACGGGCAGGACCGCCGCCGCATGGGCATCGGCCATGTCCCCGAGGATCGTCAGCATCTGGGCGCGGTCATGGATTTCGCGGCGTGGGAAAACATCGCCTTCGGCTATCACCGCGATCCGGCCTTCCGGCGCGGGGCGTTCAGCGACCATGCCGCCCTGCGCGCCGACACGGCCGCCAAGATGGACCGGTTCGACGTGCGCCCCCCGCTGCCGAACCTTGCGATCAAACATTTCTCCGGGGGCAACCAGCAGAAGATCATCCTTGCGCGGGAAATCGAACGGGGGCCCGACCTTCTTCTGATCGGCCAGCCCACACGGGGCGTCGATATCGGCGCGATCGAGTTCATCCACAAGCAGATCGTCGCCCTGCGCGATCGGGGCGCGGCCATCCTTCTGGTGTCGGTGGAGCTGGATGAGATCATGGCCCTGTCCGACCGCATCGCCGTCATGTGCGACGGGCGGATCATGGGCGAACGCGACCCGAAGGCAACCAATGAACGCGAACTGGGCCTGATGATGGCCGGGGTGGAGGGGTGA
- a CDS encoding sulfite exporter TauE/SafE family protein, whose amino-acid sequence MQIYLPIAEVSINAFLLLGLGGIVGFMSGMFGVGGGFLITPLLFFIGIPPAVAVATGANQVVASSISGVLAQLKRKAVDFRMGLVLQAGGLVGSALGIWIFARLAARGQVDLIVQLSYVLFLGVIGALMFRESLGALRRAKNPAAPIRRAHTHTWVHRLPWKMKFRASGLYISVLPPLAIGAGVGFMSAIMGVGGGFIMVPAMIYLLGMPTKVVVGTSLFQIILVSAFTTLLHAMTSGTVDIMLALLLIIGGVIGAQIGAQVGVKLRAEQLRILLALLVLAVSLKVGLDLVLTPPERFNLTVTE is encoded by the coding sequence ATGCAAATCTACCTCCCCATTGCCGAGGTTTCGATCAACGCCTTCCTTCTTCTGGGACTGGGCGGCATCGTGGGGTTCATGTCGGGCATGTTCGGGGTGGGCGGCGGCTTCCTGATCACGCCGCTTTTGTTCTTCATCGGCATTCCGCCCGCCGTGGCGGTGGCGACCGGGGCCAATCAGGTCGTCGCCTCCTCCATCTCGGGTGTGCTGGCGCAGTTGAAGCGCAAGGCCGTGGATTTCCGCATGGGGCTGGTCCTGCAGGCGGGGGGCTTGGTCGGCTCGGCCCTGGGCATCTGGATCTTCGCCCGGCTTGCGGCGCGGGGGCAGGTCGATCTGATCGTGCAGCTGTCCTATGTCCTGTTTTTGGGCGTGATCGGCGCGCTGATGTTCCGCGAAAGCCTGGGCGCGTTGCGCCGGGCGAAGAACCCCGCCGCCCCCATCCGGCGCGCGCACACCCACACCTGGGTGCATCGCCTGCCGTGGAAGATGAAGTTCCGCGCCTCGGGCCTCTACATCTCCGTCCTGCCGCCCCTGGCGATCGGGGCGGGCGTGGGCTTCATGTCGGCCATCATGGGCGTGGGCGGCGGGTTCATCATGGTGCCCGCGATGATCTATCTTCTGGGAATGCCGACCAAGGTCGTGGTGGGCACCTCGCTTTTTCAGATCATCCTCGTTTCGGCCTTCACCACGCTTCTGCACGCGATGACCAGCGGCACGGTGGACATCATGCTGGCGCTTCTGCTGATCATCGGCGGGGTGATCGGGGCGCAGATCGGCGCGCAGGTGGGGGTGAAGCTGCGGGCCGAACAATTGCGCATTCTGCTGGCCCTTCTGGTTCTGGCCGTCAGCCTGAAGGTCGGGCTCGATCTGGTGCTGACCCCGCCGGAGCGGTTCAACCTGACGGTGACGGAATGA
- the tsaB gene encoding tRNA (adenosine(37)-N6)-threonylcarbamoyltransferase complex dimerization subunit type 1 TsaB produces the protein MRPDATILAFDTSAAHCAAALLSGETVLAQREEPMAKGQAERLIPLLEEVLADAALTWRDLDALAVGTGPGNFTGVRIAVSAARGLALGLGIPAIGVTTLDARAFGLPRPLVVAEDARRGEFYVRTYGPDTPARLTDTIPDGPRLPPLHPLAEAIARQARMQGAGPRPAPFYLRGADAAPPSDPPPRILDVG, from the coding sequence TTGCGGCCTGACGCCACGATCCTTGCGTTCGACACATCGGCCGCGCATTGCGCGGCCGCTTTGCTGTCGGGCGAAACGGTTCTGGCCCAGCGCGAGGAACCGATGGCAAAGGGTCAAGCCGAACGCCTGATCCCCCTGCTGGAGGAGGTTCTGGCCGACGCCGCCCTGACATGGCGCGATCTGGACGCGCTGGCGGTCGGCACCGGCCCCGGCAATTTCACCGGCGTCCGCATCGCCGTCTCTGCCGCGCGCGGTCTGGCGCTGGGGCTTGGCATTCCCGCCATCGGCGTCACCACGCTGGACGCGCGGGCCTTCGGCCTGCCCCGCCCGCTGGTGGTGGCCGAGGATGCGCGGCGGGGCGAGTTCTATGTCCGCACCTATGGCCCCGACACGCCCGCCCGCCTGACCGACACCATCCCCGACGGCCCCCGTCTCCCCCCGCTCCATCCGCTGGCCGAGGCGATCGCACGGCAGGCCCGGATGCAGGGGGCAGGCCCCCGTCCCGCCCCGTTCTATCTGCGCGGGGCCGATGCCGCGCCGCCGTCGGACCCGCCGCCGCGTATCCTCGATGTGGGATGA
- a CDS encoding purine-nucleoside phosphorylase, which translates to MTAETLAAYIRNKAGHAPVRVGLVLGSGLSHLADAVDGVTIPYADLGGFPHAGVSGHSPKLVIGDLEGVRVAVFAGRAHFYEDGDAAVMRRPLEVLKALGADTLILTNAAGSLREDIPPGELMLLSDHIAFCSANPLVGEHSEARFVPMDDAHDPAIRAALTDAATRAGVTLKEGVYGWFSGPSFETPAEIRMAKICGADAVGMSTVPEVILARFLGLRVAAISTITNMGAGLSDEALSHEQTKAVAPLGAVKIEATLREWLRTL; encoded by the coding sequence ATGACTGCCGAAACCCTCGCCGCCTATATCCGCAACAAGGCGGGCCATGCGCCCGTGCGGGTCGGCCTCGTCCTCGGCTCCGGCCTGTCGCATCTGGCCGATGCGGTCGATGGCGTGACGATCCCCTATGCCGATCTGGGCGGCTTTCCCCATGCGGGCGTGTCGGGCCATTCGCCGAAGCTGGTCATCGGCGATCTGGAGGGGGTGCGCGTCGCCGTCTTCGCCGGACGGGCGCATTTCTACGAGGATGGCGACGCCGCCGTCATGCGCCGCCCGCTGGAGGTGCTGAAGGCCCTTGGCGCGGACACCCTCATCCTGACCAACGCCGCCGGCTCCCTGCGCGAGGACATTCCGCCGGGGGAACTGATGCTGCTGTCCGACCACATCGCCTTTTGCAGCGCGAACCCGCTGGTGGGCGAACATTCCGAGGCGCGCTTCGTGCCGATGGACGACGCGCATGATCCCGCCATCCGCGCCGCCCTGACCGACGCCGCCACCCGCGCGGGCGTCACCCTGAAGGAAGGCGTCTATGGCTGGTTCTCCGGCCCCAGCTTCGAGACCCCGGCCGAGATCCGCATGGCCAAGATCTGCGGCGCGGACGCCGTCGGCATGTCCACCGTGCCGGAAGTGATCCTCGCCCGGTTCCTCGGGCTGCGGGTCGCGGCCATCTCCACCATAACCAACATGGGCGCAGGCCTGTCGGACGAGGCGCTGAGCCATGAGCAGACCAAGGCCGTGGCCCCCCTTGGCGCGGTCAAGATCGAGGCGACGCTGCGCGAATGGCTCCGAACCCTGTGA
- a CDS encoding ABC transporter permease has protein sequence MQPIPRWADILLVPLVSVLLAAICATLVILAIGQSPWEALTTMVTGALGSAYGWGYTLYYATSFIFTGLAVTIAFHAGLFNIGGEGQAQLGGLGIAMVLLFVPWPHWTIAFTAAILASAAFGAIWGAIPGWLQAKRGSHIVITTIMFNYIAYALIVWILVDILRPPGQAEPATARFATGIPALSDIPGLSLIFTSPVPVNISLFVALIACVGVWALLWRTPLGYEIRAFGKSEPAARYAGIRPVRTIMIAMALSGALAGMMSINNVMGESGRLLQNSSEGAGFIGIAVALMGRSHPLGVVLAALLFGFLYQGGAEIGLWTQIPIDLRVVVQGLVILFTGALGYMVRSMLGVFFRPRKVATGKAVA, from the coding sequence ATGCAGCCGATACCACGTTGGGCGGACATCCTCCTTGTGCCGCTCGTCTCCGTTCTGCTGGCGGCGATCTGCGCCACGCTGGTCATCCTCGCCATCGGGCAAAGCCCGTGGGAGGCGCTGACGACCATGGTCACGGGCGCGCTCGGCTCGGCCTATGGTTGGGGCTATACGCTCTATTACGCCACCAGCTTCATCTTCACGGGGCTGGCGGTCACCATCGCCTTTCATGCGGGCCTGTTCAATATCGGCGGTGAAGGGCAGGCGCAGCTGGGCGGCCTTGGCATCGCCATGGTGCTTTTGTTCGTGCCGTGGCCGCATTGGACCATCGCCTTCACCGCGGCCATCCTCGCCTCCGCCGCCTTCGGCGCGATCTGGGGGGCTATTCCGGGCTGGCTTCAGGCGAAACGCGGCAGCCACATCGTCATCACGACGATCATGTTCAACTACATCGCCTATGCCCTGATCGTCTGGATCCTGGTCGACATCCTGCGCCCGCCGGGACAGGCGGAACCTGCCACCGCGCGGTTCGCGACAGGCATCCCCGCGCTGTCGGACATTCCGGGGCTGAGCCTGATCTTCACCTCGCCCGTGCCGGTCAACATCTCGCTGTTCGTGGCGCTGATCGCCTGCGTGGGGGTCTGGGCCCTGCTGTGGCGGACACCCTTGGGGTATGAGATCCGCGCCTTCGGCAAATCCGAACCCGCCGCCCGCTATGCCGGCATCCGCCCCGTGCGGACGATCATGATCGCCATGGCGCTGTCTGGCGCGCTGGCGGGGATGATGTCGATCAACAACGTGATGGGCGAAAGCGGGCGGCTTCTTCAGAACTCCTCCGAAGGGGCGGGGTTCATCGGCATCGCCGTCGCGCTGATGGGGCGCAGCCATCCGCTGGGCGTGGTTCTGGCAGCCCTGCTGTTCGGCTTTCTCTATCAGGGCGGGGCCGAGATCGGGTTGTGGACCCAGATCCCCATCGACCTGCGGGTGGTGGTGCAGGGTCTGGTGATCCTGTTCACCGGTGCCTTGGGCTATATGGTGCGGTCGATGCTGGGCGTGTTCTTCCGCCCGCGCAAGGTCGCGACCGGAAAGGCGGTGGCGTGA
- a CDS encoding universal stress protein, whose amino-acid sequence MRKFLVVLDDSRECLNAMRYAAFRASHTGAGVVILSVISQDELQHFMGVADLMRAEARERIEAHYEVFAKWMRDRQGVHPTLIVREGDAGAEILKLVEEDPEIGILVLGASVEKGGPGPLVTHMTRNSGTLPIPVTIVPGDMSKERLEAIT is encoded by the coding sequence ATGCGCAAGTTTCTGGTGGTGCTGGACGACAGCCGCGAATGTCTGAACGCGATGCGCTATGCCGCGTTCCGCGCCTCGCACACCGGGGCGGGGGTGGTGATCCTGTCCGTCATCTCGCAGGACGAACTTCAACATTTCATGGGCGTGGCCGATCTGATGCGGGCCGAGGCGCGCGAACGGATCGAGGCGCATTACGAGGTCTTCGCCAAATGGATGCGCGACCGGCAGGGCGTCCACCCCACCCTGATCGTGCGCGAAGGCGACGCCGGGGCCGAGATCCTGAAGCTGGTGGAGGAAGACCCCGAGATCGGCATCCTCGTCCTTGGGGCCAGCGTGGAAAAGGGCGGTCCCGGTCCGCTGGTCACGCATATGACGCGCAATTCCGGCACCCTGCCCATCCCCGTGACCATCGTGCCGGGCGACATGTCGAAGGAACGGCTGGAAGCCATCACCTGA
- a CDS encoding GNAT family N-acetyltransferase, with amino-acid sequence MWDDLARIHAASFTAPAPWSANALRGAALSPGGFLLRDGAGFLIGRSIAGEAELLTLATAPDARGRGIGGRLVAAFLARAATDADTAFLEVAADNAPAIRLYLRHGFVPVGTRPRYYGAIDARMMRRNLTVGG; translated from the coding sequence ATGTGGGATGATCTGGCGCGCATCCACGCGGCCTCCTTCACCGCCCCCGCCCCCTGGTCGGCCAATGCGCTGCGGGGCGCGGCCCTGTCCCCCGGCGGGTTTCTGCTGCGCGACGGCGCGGGGTTCCTGATCGGGCGGTCCATCGCGGGCGAGGCGGAGCTGCTGACCCTTGCCACCGCCCCCGACGCGCGGGGTCGGGGCATCGGCGGGCGGCTGGTCGCGGCCTTTCTGGCCCGCGCCGCCACCGACGCCGACACCGCGTTCCTTGAGGTCGCCGCCGACAACGCCCCCGCAATCCGCCTGTATCTTCGCCACGGCTTTGTCCCCGTCGGCACCCGCCCGCGCTATTACGGCGCGATCGACGCGCGGATGATGCGGCGGAACCTGACCGTAGGCGGTTGA